One region of Sulfuriroseicoccus oceanibius genomic DNA includes:
- a CDS encoding type I secretion system permease/ATPase, producing MASTPVQDSTLSEGSTEVDLSGIESPRTPLKGREGFWTRSPLCQGLERMAGWHSISFSWDEASAGVPVEKASISMESLLEIARRIGFQCRLVKRPIAKLHEAVLPALLILKEGGVAVIEPSGQAGAPNTLEWDKEKQQWVNIGRGALNKLYSGYLVMFRPSGFESRFEEENRSAAYAAGDNTGWFWKTVWQFKSEILRAIPASLMVNLFAIAMPIFTMTVYDRVVPNNAVETLWVLAVGVLAIFVFEFFMRLLRGAFLGRLGKRLDGVLSGMVYDHLMAVSMKGKTGSSGILAGKARAYESLREFFISATLAGLVDMPISLLMIGVIFHLGGPVGWVPVAAAICMLVMGFLARFPLMRVASESYRQGLERQAFLAETIHGLEAVKGSNSQGFFRHRMERMIRDSSDVDVKAHWYSLLANCSSSWIINTSNVILVVLCVFQVKAGDMTMGAMIACIILLSRALNPLASVAAIGTRLAQVKTSLKGLSEVMAMPLEYGGDQSQKFSLVTELVPDYQLKDVNLKYDDEGRYAIKGLNLHIRPGECWAVLGKIGSGKSSLLKLLNKINEPCDGQILLNDLDYSQYHPATLRRLAGYMQQESALFQGTLRDNLSLGKPWASDEEIIEVANKIGIGDLINSHPMGLYAPVTERGQSFSGGERQAICLARVLLQTPKVLLLDEPTANMDVTSEMRALKAIQAYVKEDPERAMVVATHKMSVVKIATHCLVLDQGKVYLSGPRDKVLAKLREQASEGQPQAKH from the coding sequence ATGGCATCAACCCCCGTGCAAGATTCTACGCTGAGTGAGGGCTCCACCGAGGTGGACTTGAGTGGCATCGAAAGCCCCCGTACTCCTCTCAAGGGGAGGGAAGGTTTTTGGACGAGAAGCCCGCTATGCCAGGGATTGGAGCGGATGGCCGGTTGGCACAGTATTTCATTTAGTTGGGATGAGGCGTCGGCCGGAGTGCCGGTGGAGAAGGCTTCGATTTCGATGGAGAGTTTGCTCGAGATTGCGCGCCGGATTGGGTTTCAGTGCCGTTTGGTGAAGCGGCCCATCGCCAAGCTGCACGAGGCGGTGTTGCCGGCGTTGTTGATTTTGAAAGAGGGGGGAGTCGCTGTGATCGAGCCGTCTGGTCAGGCGGGGGCTCCAAATACTTTGGAGTGGGACAAGGAGAAGCAGCAGTGGGTGAACATAGGCCGTGGTGCGTTGAACAAGCTCTACTCGGGGTACTTGGTGATGTTCCGGCCGTCGGGGTTTGAGAGCCGCTTTGAAGAGGAAAACCGCAGCGCGGCTTATGCGGCGGGGGATAATACGGGCTGGTTCTGGAAAACGGTGTGGCAGTTCAAGTCCGAGATTCTGCGTGCGATTCCGGCTTCGTTGATGGTGAACCTGTTTGCGATCGCGATGCCGATTTTCACCATGACAGTTTATGATCGCGTAGTTCCTAACAATGCGGTGGAGACTTTGTGGGTGTTGGCGGTCGGGGTGCTGGCGATCTTTGTGTTTGAGTTTTTCATGAGGTTGCTTCGCGGAGCGTTTCTCGGGCGTTTGGGCAAGCGGTTGGACGGGGTGCTTTCAGGGATGGTGTATGACCATTTGATGGCGGTGAGCATGAAGGGGAAGACGGGGTCGTCGGGGATTTTGGCGGGCAAAGCGAGGGCGTATGAGTCACTGCGGGAGTTCTTCATTTCCGCGACGCTCGCTGGCTTGGTGGACATGCCGATTAGTTTGTTGATGATCGGAGTGATCTTCCACTTGGGAGGCCCTGTGGGGTGGGTTCCTGTTGCGGCGGCGATTTGCATGTTGGTGATGGGCTTCCTAGCGAGGTTTCCTCTGATGCGCGTGGCGAGCGAGAGCTACCGCCAAGGGTTGGAACGGCAGGCATTCCTAGCGGAGACGATCCATGGATTGGAAGCGGTCAAGGGGAGTAACTCACAGGGGTTCTTCCGGCACCGCATGGAGCGCATGATCCGGGATTCATCTGATGTGGATGTCAAAGCGCACTGGTATTCCCTGCTGGCGAACTGCTCGTCGTCGTGGATTATCAATACGTCCAATGTCATTCTGGTCGTGCTGTGTGTGTTCCAGGTGAAGGCTGGAGACATGACAATGGGGGCGATGATCGCCTGTATCATTTTGTTGTCCCGCGCACTGAACCCATTGGCTTCGGTTGCTGCGATTGGTACACGTCTGGCGCAGGTGAAGACCTCGCTCAAAGGGCTTAGTGAGGTGATGGCGATGCCGCTGGAGTATGGAGGCGATCAGAGCCAGAAGTTCTCATTGGTGACCGAGTTGGTGCCCGATTACCAACTCAAGGATGTGAACCTGAAATATGATGATGAGGGCCGTTATGCGATCAAGGGACTGAACCTTCACATTCGTCCTGGCGAGTGCTGGGCGGTGCTAGGGAAGATCGGTTCGGGCAAGAGCTCGTTGTTGAAGCTCTTGAACAAGATCAACGAACCTTGTGACGGCCAGATTCTGCTCAATGATCTCGACTATTCGCAATACCACCCAGCGACCTTGCGCCGTCTTGCTGGTTACATGCAACAGGAGTCGGCCCTGTTTCAGGGAACCCTGAGAGACAACCTGAGTCTCGGGAAACCGTGGGCCAGTGATGAGGAAATCATCGAGGTGGCGAATAAGATCGGGATTGGCGATCTGATAAACAGTCACCCGATGGGGCTTTACGCGCCGGTGACGGAGCGGGGGCAAAGTTTCTCCGGAGGGGAGCGGCAGGCGATTTGTTTGGCTCGTGTGTTGTTACAGACGCCGAAGGTTCTATTGCTCGATGAACCGACGGCAAACATGGACGTGACTAGTGAGATGCGGGCCCTCAAGGCGATCCAGGCGTACGTTAAGGAGGATCCCGAGCGAGCGATGGTCGTAGCCACGCACAAGATGTCGGTGGTGAAGATTGCGACGCATTGTTTGGTCTTGGACCAAGGAAAGGTCTATCTCTCAGGCCCCAGGGACAAGGTATTGGCCAAGCTGCGTGAGCAGGCGAGCGAAGGACAGCCACAAGCGAAACATTAA